The proteins below come from a single Vanessa tameamea isolate UH-Manoa-2023 chromosome 15, ilVanTame1 primary haplotype, whole genome shotgun sequence genomic window:
- the LOC113399664 gene encoding NPC intracellular cholesterol transporter 1 homolog 1b-like, which produces MSLLKMDIKALLCVFLCLWCGVSARCAMYGHCAEVGGFAKLCPVNHEALPMFSKLNKEDRDEVFDIVKWRCPHLVFDEEGNQKDDDDIVACCDSKQIKDLHSSLLLADGVLGRCPICIRNFARQICEMNCSPDQSRFVNVTLATAPDGSEYVNEVNYRLYEDFMVNAHASCSGVIIPQTGMPAINLMCGNAPVCDPEAWFGFTGDTANNPMAPVQVNFFRWLTEEDSMNVRAPLCNETLEGDLPCSCIDCFDNCPVTDKPITPDICTVFSVHCLGFSVGIVFFTLTVIIFTILSLLEHRKINKGSFSKADEKYQYKVNFVIKIFQEVFKSIGIFSVNNSILTIMLTTWIAFSMVFGILNINLTTNPVKLWSAPESRSHQELLYFNSRFGPFYRAAQVFLTIKLDPFVVNNVTYGPAFRIEAIQELIALENAILNIGRQDDTVTLEKVCYAPLRLPGSEPKLEECVSMSVSTYLPDRNNVNNNTYLNNIQNCLYNYLSLSCTAAWGGGAEPEISLGGYEGDNMLLADTLVTNYPITNHLHADQLEPVLEWEKKFIDLMHDYEKNWKSEFVELAFGAERSIEDEIERISAAEAIPIAISYLLMFIYVIFALGNIKSLRTCFIDSKVTVAISCICVVLIAIICALGLLVYCNITVTLLAINVIPFFILSVGIDNVFLMLKELQHIENNLNNYEDYKEDFNLEKKRIFVFGKMMHNVGPSMFVSSTTQITCFAIGTISSQPAVQQFAIFASFALGFLFLFQITTVVAILSIDYKRAHSNRFDILFCIQKKILDDQDPLQSNKPYKSITERLMEPYAKFILDRRVKIIVAIVFMALVSISAILIPQIEIGLDQQMALPADSYVYKYLIAVNEILRIGPPVYFVLKSGLNFTDPDHQNVICGSRLCNNDSLATQIFLASQHSEVTYIAKSSNSWLDDFFDWSSLPGSCCKFNATTGGFCTSSDTSPECKDCIIDRSYFGNGLRPAGEAFGDYIPFFLLDRPTESCNKGGLASYFSNVNYVLDSQGKATVEDSNFMTYHTNLRTSKDYITATKYAYELSDNITAAIYKNTGLDVEVFPYSVFYIYFEQYLYVWGDTFKAIGFSLLGVLLINLFVTGFNFLITFALIFTVVMITVQMMGIMYIWDIPLNAVSCINLIVSIGIAVEFCSHIAYAYATSNSPPSQKVSDAIKSVGATIITGITFTNIPIIVLAFSYTDIIEVFFFRMLFSLVILGFLHGMIFFPVLLSYLNDLKYR; this is translated from the coding sequence ATGAGTCTGCTCAAAATGGACATTAAAGCTTTATTGTGTGTGTTCTTGTGTCTATGGTGTGGTGTATCTGCAAGATGTGCTATGTATGGTCATTGTGCAGAAGTTGGAGGATTTGCAAAACTATGTCCTGTTAATCATGAAGCATTGCCTATGTTCAGTAAACTAAATAAAGAAGACAGAGATGAAGTATTTGATATAGTTAAATGGCGTTGCCCTCATTTGGTGTTCGATGAGGAAGGTAACCAAAAAGATGATGACGATATTGTTGCCTGTTGTGACTCCAAACAAATTAAGGATCTACACTCAAGTTTACTATTGGCTGATGGTGTCCTTGGGCGTTGTCCTATATGCATAAGAAACTTTGCTAGGCAAATTTGTGAAATGAACTGTTCTCCAGATCAATCCCGATTTGTCAATGTGACCTTGGCTACCGCTCCAGATGGATCTGAATATGTAAATGAAGTAAACTATAGACTTTATGAAGACTTCATGGTGAATGCACATGCCTCCTGCTCCGGCGTCATCATACCACAGACTGGAATGCCGGCTATAAATCTTATGTGTGGAAATGCTCCTGTTTGTGATCCTGAGGCTTGGTTTGGCTTTACTGGCGATACAGCCAATAATCCCATGGCTCCTGTTCAAGTTAACTTTTTTAGATGGTTGACAGAGGAAGATTCAATGAATGTTCGGGCTCCATTGTGCAACGAAACCTTAGAGGGTGATCTACCTTGTAGTTGTATTGATTGTTTTGACAATTGTCCAGTAACAGATAAACCAATAACTCCGGACATATGCACTGTCTTTTCTGTACACTGCCTCGGATTTTCGGTTGGAATAGTGTTTTTTACTTTAAcggttataatatttacaattctttCATTATTAGAACATAGGAAAATAAACAAAGGTTCATTTAGTAAAGCAGATGAAAAATACCAATATAaggttaattttgtaattaaaatattccaagAAGTTTTTAAAAGCATCGGTATATTTTCCGTAAATAACTCCATATTAACTATAATGTTAACTACATGGATAGCTTTTTCAATGGTATtcggtattttaaatataaatctaacgACAAACCCCGTGAAACTGTGGTCTGCCCCAGAATCTCGTAGTCATCAagaattactttactttaactCTAGGTTTGGTCCTTTTTATCGAGCTGCTCaagtttttttaacaatcaaaTTAGATCCGTTTGTTGTCAATAATGTAACTTACGGACCTGCGTTTAGAATAGAAGCAATACAAGAACTAATAGCACTTGAGAATGCCATTTTGAACATAGGAAGACAAGATGATACAGTAACATTGGAAAAAGTATGCTATGCTCCTCTACGTCTCCCAGGGAGTGAGCCAAAGTTAGAAGAGTGTGTATCAATGTCAGTATCTACTTATCTTCCCGATAGAAACAATGTTAACAACAACACATATCTtaacaatattcaaaattgtctttataattatCTTTCTCTCAGTTGTACGGCCGCTTGGGGAGGTGGGGCTGAACCAGAAATATCACTAGGTGGTTACGAAGGTGATAATATGTTACTTGCTGATACTTTGGTAACTAATTACCCCATAACGAACCATTTACATGCGGACCAATTAGAACCTGTTTTAGAATGGGAAAAAAAGTTTATAGATTTGATGcatgattatgaaaaaaattggaAATCTGAATTTGTTGAATTAGCTTTTGGAGCTGAAAGATCTATCGAAGATGAAATCGAAAGAATTTCGGCAGCCGAAGCTATACCAATTgctataagttatttattaatgtttatatacgtTATTTTTGCACTCGGCAACATAAAAAGTTTAAGAACTTGCTTTATCGACAGTAAAGTTACAGTAGCCATTAGTTGTATATGCGTAGTTCTAATCGCCATCATTTGTGCTTTGGGATTATTAGTATATTGCAATATAACAGTGACTCTATTAGCAATAAACGTGATTCCATTCTTTATTTTATCGGTAGGTATTGATAACGTTTTCTTAATGTTGAAGGAATTGCAacatatagaaaataatttgaataactaTGAAGATTATAAAGAAGactttaatttagaaaaaaaacgtatttttgtgTTCGGTAAGATGATGCATAATGTAGGACCGTCGATGTTTGTTTCCTCTACTACCCAAATTACATGTTTTGCTATCGGTACTATTTCTAGTCAACCGGCAGTTCAACAATTTGCTATATTTGCTTCTTTTGCCTTAGGATTCCTTTTTCTATTCCAAATAACGACAGTAGTTGCTATATTATCAATCGACTATAAACGGGCCCATTCTAATAGATTCGATATTCTATTTTGTATCCAAAAGAAAATACTAGATGATCAAGACCCGCTACAAAGTAATAAGCCATATAAAAGTATTACTGAAAGACTAATGGAACCTTATGCCAAATTTATCTTAGACCGGCGAGTTAAAATAATTGTCGCAATTGTATTTATGGCTCTTGTTTCCATAAGTGCTATCTTGATACCACAGATTGAAATTGGCCTGGATCAACAAATGGCACTACCCGCTGattcttatgtatataaatatttaatagctgTAAATGAAATTTTACGTATCGGACCGCCAGTTTACTTTGTACTCAAAAGTGGTTTAAATTTTACTGATCCCGATCATCAAAACGTAATCTGTGGTAGTAGGTTATGTAATAATGATTCGTTagcaacacaaatatttttagcgTCCCAACATAGCGAGGTAACATATATTGCTAAAAGTTCAAATTCATGGTTAGACGATTTCTTTGATTGGAGTAGTTTACCTGGATCCTGTTGTAAATTTAACGCGACAACTGGTGGGTTCTGTACAAGTTCGGACACCTCACCGGAATGTAAGGACTGCATTATTGATAGATCTTATTTTGGAAACGGATTAAGACCAGCAGGTGAAGCGTTCGGTGACTACATTCCGTTCTTTTTACTGGACCGTCCAACTGAATCATGTAACAAAGGTGGCTTGGCAAGTTATTTCAGCAATGTTAACTATGTACTTGATTCACAAGGCAAAGCTACGGTGGAGGATTCTAATTTCATGACATATCACACCAATTTGAGAACATCAAAGGATTATATAACTGCTACAAAATATGCTTATGAGTTGAGCGATAATATCACAGCagcgatatataaaaatacaggcTTAGACGTTGAAGTTTTTCCATATTccgtgttttatatatattttgaacagtATTTATATGTCTGGGGAGATACTTTTAAAGCGATAGGATTTTCTCTTCTGGGAGTTCTACTCATTAATCTATTTGTAACcggttttaactttttaattacttttgctTTAATTTTCACCGTAGTGATGATTACTGTTCAAATGATGGGTATTATGTATATCTGGGATATACCTCTTAATGCTGTTTCTTGTATAAACTTAATTGTAAGTATAGGTATAGCTGTAGAATTCTGTAGTCATATTGCTTATGCTTATGCTACTAGTAACAGTCCGCCGAGTCAGAAAGTCAGCGATGCTATTAAGAGCGTAGGGGCTACTATCATTACTGGAATAACATTTACGAATATTCCAATAATAGTTCTAGCTTTCTCGTATACAGATATAATTGAAGTGTTCTTCTTTAGAATGCtttttagtttagttatatTAGGTTTTCTTCACGGAATGATATTTTTCcctgtattattaagttatttaaacgACTTGAAATATCGATAA
- the LOC113399666 gene encoding helix-loop-helix protein 15 → MKSWLETASSMEDGSLPCMLAEPREALLPITGRENLAPRKRDRTLEPCSLSEDAYLSSGTGSPCAGLSREERRRRRRATLKYRTAHATRERIRVEAFNAAFGSLRRLLPTLPPDKKLSKIEILRLAICYIAYLNHVLDA, encoded by the exons ATGAAGAGCTGGCTAGAAACCGCCAGCAGCATGGAGGACGGATCCTTACCCTGTATGCTGGCTGAACCAAGGGAGGCGTTGCTACCGATAACTGGCAGAGAGAACTTAGCACCAAGAAAAAG agacAGAACATTAGAGCCATGCTCTCTATCCGAAGATGCATATTTATCAAGCGGGACGGGATCACCGTGCGCTGGACTATCTCGTGAAGAACGGAGACGACGACGACGAGCAACTTTAAAGTATCGAACCGCTCACGCTACAAGAGAAAGAATCAGAGTGGAAGCATTCAACGCTGCTTTTGGATCGCTCAGGAGACTTCTCCCGACGTTACCACCTGATAAAAAACTTTCTAAAATAGAAATACTGCGACTAGCTATTTGTTATATTGCTTATCTCAATCACGTTTTAGATGCATAA